Proteins encoded within one genomic window of Bacteroidota bacterium:
- a CDS encoding ABC transporter permease has product MHLDQPKEGNKRLRSSYASSIISVSLVLFMLGLLGLLILDANKISDYVKEHIQLNVYLQENVSQQDLNMFLQALNESDFVRSARYVSKEEALDSLKKELGEGAMGMIDNNPLPATIDINLKASYANPDSLKRIKDQLSSIRLVQEVAYQQTEIKKMNENFRTVAMVILIFCGLLLFVAVVLINNTIRLAMYSKRFLIKSMQLVGATKGFIRWPFLKKGFVHGFYAGIISSILVGVIIYFIHTQFPDFGQLSDLKLIGILFGGMIAIGILLSGLSTFFAINRYLRLHGDELYL; this is encoded by the coding sequence ATGCATCTCGATCAACCAAAAGAAGGCAATAAACGCCTCCGCTCCTCTTATGCTTCCTCCATAATCAGCGTTTCGCTCGTGCTGTTTATGCTGGGTTTGCTTGGTTTATTGATTTTAGATGCAAACAAGATCTCTGACTATGTGAAAGAACACATTCAGTTGAATGTCTATTTACAGGAAAATGTCAGTCAGCAAGACTTAAATATGTTTCTACAGGCTTTGAATGAATCAGATTTTGTTCGTTCAGCCAGATATGTTTCCAAAGAAGAAGCCCTTGACAGTCTGAAGAAAGAACTCGGCGAAGGTGCAATGGGTATGATCGATAATAATCCATTGCCGGCTACGATTGACATCAATCTGAAAGCCAGCTATGCCAATCCTGATAGTCTGAAACGAATCAAAGACCAGCTTTCTTCCATTCGTCTGGTTCAGGAAGTAGCATATCAGCAGACGGAGATCAAGAAGATGAATGAGAATTTCAGGACAGTTGCAATGGTCATTCTGATCTTTTGCGGATTGTTACTTTTTGTTGCAGTCGTACTGATCAATAATACCATCCGGCTTGCAATGTATTCAAAACGTTTCCTGATCAAGAGTATGCAATTGGTTGGCGCAACAAAAGGATTTATCCGGTGGCCATTTTTAAAGAAAGGATTTGTCCATGGTTTTTATGCCGGCATCATCAGCAGCATTCTCGTTGGGGTCATCATTTATTTTATCCATACCCAGTTTCCCGATTTCGGTCAGCTTTCCGATCTGAAATTGATTGGAATTCTTTTCGGCGGAATGATAGCCATCGGCATTCTTCTTTCGGGATTGAGTACTTTTTTTGCGATCAATCGGTATTTGAGGTTGCATGGGGATGAGCTTTATCTTTGA
- a CDS encoding DUF3098 domain-containing protein: protein MAKKETKSNLDFPFGKENLTWMFIGIGVIFVGFYLMIGGGSEDPKVFNPEIFSARRITVAPVLVILGLAIEVYAIMKKSKD from the coding sequence ATGGCAAAAAAAGAAACTAAATCGAATCTTGACTTTCCGTTTGGGAAGGAGAACCTGACATGGATGTTTATTGGCATCGGAGTTATTTTTGTGGGGTTTTATTTGATGATAGGTGGCGGTTCAGAGGATCCAAAAGTTTTCAATCCGGAAATTTTCAGTGCACGTAGAATTACTGTTGCACCTGTTTTAGTGATCCTTGGATTGGCGATTGAAGTGTATGCCATTATGAAAAAGAGTAAAGACTAG
- a CDS encoding undecaprenyl-diphosphate phosphatase — MTIFQAIILAIIEGLTEFLPVSSTGHMIIGSSMMGIASDPFTKLFTVSIQFGAILSVVMIYWRKFIPGNNFAETFKFYKRLVIAFIPAAIIGLLFKSEINALLENVVVVAIALLVGGVIFILLDKWFAYAEERGENELKSDKKAFVIGCFQVIAMIPGVSRSAATIIGGLTQKLNKKAAAEFSFFLAVPTMFAATAKDLLDYVQDGGVGLQGNQIMLLVIGNVVAFFVALLAIRSFVSYLTKHGFKIFGYYRIIVGLAILILYGMGYNLQII, encoded by the coding sequence ATGACAATTTTCCAGGCCATTATCTTAGCCATCATTGAAGGGCTAACAGAGTTTTTACCTGTCTCTTCTACAGGTCACATGATAATCGGTTCATCGATGATGGGAATTGCCTCCGATCCTTTCACAAAATTATTTACTGTGAGTATTCAATTCGGCGCCATTCTTTCGGTAGTAATGATCTATTGGAGAAAATTCATTCCCGGAAATAATTTCGCAGAGACGTTTAAGTTTTATAAACGATTAGTAATCGCTTTCATTCCTGCAGCGATAATTGGTTTATTATTCAAGTCAGAGATTAATGCACTTCTGGAGAATGTTGTTGTAGTTGCAATTGCATTACTTGTTGGTGGAGTAATATTTATTCTGCTCGACAAATGGTTTGCATATGCAGAAGAGCGTGGTGAAAATGAACTAAAATCTGACAAGAAAGCATTTGTTATTGGTTGTTTTCAGGTCATAGCAATGATACCGGGAGTATCACGATCAGCGGCAACTATCATAGGTGGGTTGACACAAAAGCTGAATAAAAAAGCGGCAGCGGAATTTTCATTCTTCCTTGCTGTTCCTACCATGTTTGCTGCAACTGCAAAAGATCTTTTAGATTATGTACAGGATGGCGGAGTTGGATTGCAGGGAAATCAGATCATGTTATTAGTGATTGGAAATGTAGTTGCATTTTTTGTTGCACTGTTAGCCATCAGATCATTTGTATCTTATCTCACAAAACACGGATTTAAAATTTTCGGATATTATAGGATCATTGTTGGTCTGGCGATTCTCATTCTTTATGGAATGGGATATAATTTGCAGATCATCTGA
- the truB gene encoding tRNA pseudouridine(55) synthase TruB, translated as MSNSTDRIILINKPLRWTSFDVVKKLKKPLLEEYRLLFPEEERKLIKRFKVGHAGTLDPLATGLLVLCTGKLTKKISEIQDAEKEYTGTIVIGSTTASYDLETEPENFQNFDFVTDEMIRTLAKNMEGVQQQTPPIHSAIKVEGRRAYDMARKGIEVELKSREIEIREFEITRIALPEIDFRIVCTKGTYIRSLAQDFGKKLGTGGHLSALCRTRIGNYDLKNAVNPLDFLAQITENKNVSSE; from the coding sequence ATGAGTAATTCAACAGACAGAATTATTCTCATTAACAAACCTCTTCGCTGGACTTCATTCGATGTTGTAAAAAAACTGAAGAAGCCTTTGCTTGAAGAATATCGTTTACTTTTTCCTGAAGAAGAACGAAAGCTGATCAAGCGATTTAAAGTTGGTCATGCCGGAACATTGGATCCATTAGCGACAGGACTTCTTGTACTTTGTACTGGTAAGCTGACAAAGAAGATCAGCGAAATTCAGGATGCAGAAAAAGAATATACAGGAACGATAGTCATAGGGTCAACGACTGCATCATATGATCTGGAAACTGAGCCGGAGAATTTCCAAAATTTTGATTTTGTCACTGATGAAATGATAAGAACGCTTGCAAAAAATATGGAAGGAGTTCAACAGCAAACACCACCGATTCATAGTGCGATTAAGGTTGAAGGACGACGAGCTTATGACATGGCCAGAAAAGGAATTGAAGTAGAATTAAAGTCGCGGGAGATCGAGATCCGTGAATTTGAAATTACCCGTATTGCGCTACCTGAGATCGATTTCAGAATAGTTTGTACCAAGGGTACCTATATCCGTTCATTGGCACAGGATTTTGGGAAGAAGCTGGGAACGGGCGGACATCTTTCGGCGCTTTGCAGGACACGCATAGGGAACTATGACTTGAAAAATGCGGTGAATCCACTGGATTTTTTGGCTCAAATAACTGAAAACAAGAACGTTAGTTCCGAATAA
- a CDS encoding Glu/Leu/Phe/Val dehydrogenase, which translates to MSNDLENGQKFYNDVMAYFDKAAALTDFEPGLLHQIKICNSIYKFSFPLEKDGKLEVIEGIRVQHSHHKTPTKGGIRYSEFVNEEEVKALATLMTFKCAVVDVPFGGAKGGIKVNPQNYTVKQLEKITRRYTTELIKKSMIGAGIDVPAPDYGSGPREMAWIADTYATFKYDDINALGCVTGKPLGQGGIQGRTEATGQGIFFGICEALSHAEDMKEIGLTTGIEGKTVIVQGVGNVGFYRQNSAREGGAKVIGVIEREGGVYNDKGLDIEELFKHRKEKGSILHFPGSKNYENAMAMLELECDILIPAALENQITRENAPNIKAKIIAEGANGPVTKNAEIILNKKNVMIIPDLYLNAGGVTVSYFEWLKNLSHVRFGRMEKRFQETSTLEMIKSVEQMTGKSLDSRQRKVITHGADEIDLVRSGLEETMISAFNEIREIKKSDKRIEDLRTAAFVSGIRKLGVSYQSLGIFP; encoded by the coding sequence ATGAGCAATGATCTAGAGAATGGCCAGAAGTTTTATAATGACGTCATGGCTTACTTTGATAAAGCAGCAGCCCTGACGGATTTTGAACCGGGACTGCTTCATCAGATAAAAATATGTAACAGTATCTATAAATTTTCTTTCCCGCTTGAGAAAGATGGAAAGCTGGAAGTGATCGAAGGAATTCGTGTTCAGCACAGTCATCATAAGACACCTACAAAAGGCGGGATTCGTTACAGTGAATTCGTGAATGAAGAAGAAGTAAAAGCACTTGCAACACTGATGACATTCAAGTGTGCAGTTGTTGATGTTCCTTTCGGTGGAGCAAAAGGCGGGATCAAAGTAAATCCGCAGAACTATACTGTAAAGCAACTGGAAAAAATTACGCGTCGATATACAACTGAGTTGATCAAGAAAAGTATGATCGGTGCCGGAATAGATGTTCCTGCTCCTGATTACGGAAGTGGTCCGCGCGAAATGGCATGGATCGCTGATACGTATGCAACTTTTAAGTATGACGATATAAATGCATTGGGTTGCGTTACCGGAAAACCTTTAGGTCAGGGTGGTATTCAAGGCAGAACAGAAGCAACAGGACAAGGAATTTTCTTCGGCATCTGTGAAGCATTGAGTCACGCTGAGGACATGAAAGAAATTGGATTGACAACAGGTATCGAGGGCAAGACTGTAATTGTACAGGGAGTTGGTAATGTTGGTTTCTACCGGCAAAATTCTGCCAGGGAAGGTGGAGCGAAAGTTATCGGTGTGATTGAAAGAGAAGGTGGTGTTTACAATGACAAAGGTTTAGACATTGAAGAACTCTTCAAACACAGAAAAGAAAAAGGAAGTATCCTTCATTTCCCGGGATCGAAGAATTATGAGAATGCAATGGCAATGCTTGAACTGGAATGCGATATTTTAATTCCTGCAGCATTGGAAAACCAGATCACAAGAGAGAATGCACCAAACATCAAAGCAAAAATTATTGCTGAAGGTGCCAATGGTCCTGTAACAAAAAACGCAGAGATCATCCTCAACAAGAAAAACGTAATGATCATTCCGGATCTTTATCTGAATGCCGGTGGTGTGACAGTTTCCTATTTCGAATGGCTGAAAAATCTTTCTCACGTCCGTTTCGGAAGAATGGAAAAACGTTTCCAGGAAACCTCAACACTTGAAATGATAAAGTCTGTTGAACAGATGACCGGAAAAAGTCTTGATTCCCGCCAGAGAAAAGTGATTACACACGGTGCTGATGAAATCGATCTTGTCCGTTCCGGATTAGAAGAAACAATGATCTCCGCTTTCAACGAGATCCGCGAAATAAAAAAATCGGATAAGCGAATTGAAGACCTTCGTACTGCAGCGTTTGTAAGCGGGATCAGAAAGCTTGGCGTGAGTTATCAGTCGTTGGGTATTTTTCCATAA
- a CDS encoding phage holin family protein, translating into MKLLAQLITSTLAVMIASFLFKGVHVDSVVTAFLVAAVMAVLNAIVKPILVVLTIPITIVTLGLFLLVINAGLILLADKIVPGFNVDGFWTAFFFSIILALINSIFNALNREQSQD; encoded by the coding sequence ATGAAACTTCTCGCACAATTAATTACAAGTACGCTTGCTGTTATGATCGCATCTTTTCTTTTTAAAGGCGTTCATGTTGATTCTGTAGTTACCGCTTTTTTAGTTGCTGCTGTAATGGCTGTGCTCAATGCAATTGTAAAACCGATCTTAGTTGTGCTTACAATACCCATTACCATCGTTACTCTCGGTTTGTTTTTACTGGTCATCAATGCCGGCCTTATTTTACTTGCTGATAAAATTGTTCCCGGCTTTAATGTTGATGGTTTCTGGACTGCCTTTTTCTTCAGCATCATTTTAGCATTGATCAATTCAATTTTCAATGCACTAAATCGTGAGCAAAGTCAGGATTAG
- a CDS encoding PorP/SprF family type IX secretion system membrane protein gives MRKILPIKKITLVLIAFAMQVATTLHAQDVHFSQFYNAPLVVNPALTGVFDGKFRLSNIYRSQWSGLGNGYKTIHVSADAPIGKGTLGSNFFGIGLLVNQDKAGEAGYQSTLFQGSLSYTQGLTDQGDQFFTIGFQTGLNQQSLDLTKATWDEQWNGDSYDPLTLTGESIQLQTFSYLDFNAGVNYYYVPDGSNFFNIGASMAHIGSPNVSFFLKQDAPLNRKITIHSSGEISLDKEQYMWILPKAIFMSQGPQKELMFGGLFKNKIQFKSRYTNYQKEAYFYLGGFYRWNDAVNVVARFEYNSVGLGLSYDSNVSSLSNSAASTSAIEINFTYVSLIKLGQRARHYNRMPKFF, from the coding sequence ATGCGAAAAATTTTACCAATTAAGAAAATAACTCTTGTGCTGATTGCTTTTGCAATGCAGGTTGCAACTACTTTGCATGCACAGGATGTCCATTTCTCTCAGTTTTATAATGCTCCTTTAGTTGTTAATCCTGCCCTCACTGGTGTGTTCGACGGGAAATTCAGACTTAGCAATATTTACAGAAGTCAATGGTCAGGTCTGGGAAATGGTTATAAGACCATCCATGTTTCTGCTGATGCACCAATTGGAAAAGGTACGCTGGGAAGTAATTTCTTTGGTATTGGTTTATTGGTAAATCAGGATAAAGCCGGTGAAGCAGGATATCAATCAACTTTGTTCCAGGGTTCATTGTCTTATACTCAGGGTTTAACTGATCAAGGTGATCAGTTTTTCACGATCGGCTTTCAAACCGGACTCAATCAGCAGTCACTCGATCTTACTAAAGCTACATGGGATGAACAATGGAATGGTGATAGCTATGATCCACTCACATTAACAGGAGAAAGCATTCAGCTGCAAACATTCTCATATCTCGATTTCAACGCCGGTGTGAACTATTACTATGTTCCTGATGGTTCGAATTTCTTCAACATCGGTGCTTCAATGGCACATATCGGTAGTCCGAATGTGAGTTTCTTTTTAAAGCAAGATGCTCCTCTCAATAGAAAGATAACTATTCATTCAAGTGGCGAGATCAGTCTCGATAAAGAACAATACATGTGGATCTTGCCAAAAGCAATCTTCATGTCTCAGGGTCCTCAAAAAGAATTAATGTTCGGTGGTTTGTTCAAGAATAAAATTCAATTCAAATCACGCTATACAAATTATCAGAAAGAAGCCTATTTCTATCTCGGCGGATTCTATCGTTGGAATGATGCAGTGAATGTGGTTGCCCGCTTCGAATACAATTCCGTCGGACTAGGCTTGAGTTATGATTCTAATGTTTCTTCACTTTCAAATTCTGCAGCTTCAACAAGCGCAATTGAAATCAACTTTACTTATGTTAGTCTGATCAAACTTGGTCAGCGTGCAAGGCATTATAATAGGATGCCGAAGTTCTTCTAG
- a CDS encoding PKD domain-containing protein: MDFQLLSGKIYRLLLITLISLISSVNSHAQVPVFFEDFGTNSTGVCDAGSIASSYGTWTITDIGIQGNFANQWYVSSTEPGRPIGSCNRVGCMSSPSETNRTLHIGNAAGSELSNQAPVNCPLGDCGAIYDPGGVDSTESTRRRVESPVINCTGAADLYVSFSYILDNLIAASATLQYNSGSGWVPIGTGIPPSSVCNSDSLTWGVYTVALPPSAANNPTVQIGFEWSNDGYGVGEALYSIAIDSIAVYSATQLIADFTASDTVVCAGDTVNFYADTTTIAASYSWTFLGGTPGASSLQNPTNIVFANPGTYSVILVVSGPSGADTMTKANYILVNACTPPNPDFVASDSLICERECITFTDLSTGGATTWAWSFPGGVPATSTLPNPSVCYSAPGSYDVTLTAGNQYGTASFTKTAYIRADTCPLPEADFIAPVQMACSNTPFSFQGQIIAGGPFTSWSWSFPGAVPDTSSLQNPSGILYLADGLYDVQLIVTNQYGSDTIIKYSFIRIESVPTAFVGPDTAMYWGSSYQLNAGGGVSYSWSPALGLDSATSPNPIASPLETTVYVVTISDGFGCFTTRQVVVTILHNNDFFVPTAFSPNGDGRNDYLFLRGNNLYGIRFTIYDRWGEKVFETTNQSVGWDGTYKGKDLNPGVFTYVFTINFDDESSVSKTGSVTLIR, encoded by the coding sequence ATGGATTTCCAATTACTCTCCGGTAAAATCTACCGACTCCTACTTATTACGCTGATTTCATTGATTTCATCAGTGAACTCTCATGCGCAGGTTCCCGTGTTCTTTGAAGATTTCGGTACGAATTCGACCGGTGTCTGCGATGCAGGTAGTATTGCAAGTTCTTATGGTACTTGGACGATTACTGATATTGGAATCCAAGGAAATTTTGCAAATCAATGGTATGTAAGTTCTACAGAGCCAGGTAGACCGATTGGATCTTGTAATCGTGTTGGCTGCATGTCTTCTCCTTCTGAAACAAACCGAACATTACATATTGGAAATGCTGCAGGTTCTGAACTATCAAATCAAGCTCCGGTAAATTGTCCTCTTGGTGATTGTGGTGCAATTTATGATCCAGGCGGAGTTGATTCAACTGAATCAACTAGAAGAAGAGTTGAATCTCCCGTTATTAATTGTACAGGCGCTGCAGACCTTTATGTTTCTTTCAGCTACATACTTGATAATCTTATAGCAGCATCTGCAACTCTACAATATAATAGTGGTTCAGGATGGGTTCCAATTGGTACAGGAATTCCTCCAAGTTCTGTTTGCAATAGTGATTCGTTAACATGGGGAGTTTATACAGTTGCTCTACCTCCTTCAGCAGCAAATAATCCAACAGTTCAAATCGGATTTGAATGGTCGAATGATGGTTATGGTGTTGGAGAAGCACTTTATTCTATAGCTATTGATAGCATTGCTGTTTATAGCGCTACACAATTGATTGCAGATTTTACTGCATCTGATACAGTTGTGTGTGCAGGTGACACTGTAAATTTTTATGCTGACACAACTACTATAGCTGCTTCTTATAGCTGGACTTTCTTAGGCGGAACTCCCGGAGCTTCTTCGTTACAAAATCCTACAAACATTGTTTTTGCTAATCCAGGAACTTATTCTGTAATATTAGTAGTTAGTGGACCTTCAGGTGCAGATACTATGACGAAGGCTAATTACATTCTTGTAAATGCTTGTACTCCCCCAAATCCGGATTTCGTTGCAAGCGATTCATTGATCTGCGAAAGAGAATGTATCACATTCACTGACCTTTCTACAGGTGGCGCAACAACATGGGCGTGGTCATTCCCCGGCGGAGTGCCTGCAACAAGTACATTGCCTAATCCAAGTGTATGTTATAGTGCACCTGGCTCGTATGATGTAACACTTACCGCAGGTAATCAATACGGAACGGCATCGTTCACCAAGACCGCATATATAAGAGCAGACACGTGCCCGCTTCCCGAAGCTGATTTCATCGCTCCGGTACAAATGGCTTGTTCAAATACACCATTCTCTTTCCAGGGACAAATAATAGCCGGCGGTCCTTTCACTTCATGGTCATGGTCGTTCCCGGGTGCTGTACCTGATACTTCTTCACTGCAAAATCCTTCGGGCATATTATATCTTGCCGATGGATTATATGATGTTCAATTGATCGTCACGAATCAATACGGATCTGATACAATCATAAAATATTCTTTCATAAGAATTGAAAGTGTTCCAACTGCATTCGTAGGACCTGATACTGCTATGTATTGGGGAAGTTCATACCAGCTGAATGCCGGCGGTGGTGTTTCGTATTCATGGTCACCTGCACTCGGATTAGACAGCGCAACTTCACCAAATCCTATTGCCTCTCCTCTTGAAACTACCGTTTACGTAGTTACAATTTCTGATGGCTTCGGATGCTTTACAACCCGTCAGGTTGTAGTCACAATATTGCATAATAACGATTTCTTTGTCCCTACTGCATTCTCGCCTAACGGTGATGGCCGTAATGATTATCTTTTCCTTCGCGGAAATAATCTTTATGGTATCCGCTTTACGATCTATGACAGATGGGGTGAAAAAGTATTTGAAACAACTAATCAATCTGTTGGTTGGGATGGTACTTATAAAGGCAAAGATCTTAATCCGGGCGTCTTTACATATGTATTCACTATCAACTTCGATGATGAATCCTCAGTTAGTAAGACGGGAAGTGTAACTTTAATTCGATAA
- the meaB gene encoding methylmalonyl Co-A mutase-associated GTPase MeaB, with amino-acid sequence MTQEQSAFIQLLKSGDRKAIARAITVVENELPGWETILQGLSPAKIPVVGITGPPGAGKSTLINSLLRELTQMGKNVAIVAVDPTSPFNYGSLLGDRLRMAEHFNNNNVFIRSLATRGSLGGLSEKIIEITDVLRSSNFDMVIVETVGVGQSEVEIAGLADTTVVVVVPESGDEVQGLKSGIMEIADIFVVNKADRQGADTLVNSLKQLMHHSMTEGWTIPVLKTIASQSDGVHELIEQIEKHFKSEGYNEKKIFLLTEKVMHLIRRNRMKDVNKEQIKEQITKAAQKTDFNLYLFTNQLMQNH; translated from the coding sequence ATGACTCAGGAACAATCCGCATTCATCCAACTACTAAAATCCGGCGATCGTAAAGCGATTGCCCGGGCAATTACTGTGGTGGAGAATGAACTTCCTGGATGGGAAACTATTCTTCAAGGATTATCACCTGCAAAAATTCCTGTTGTTGGAATTACCGGTCCGCCGGGTGCGGGGAAAAGTACACTCATCAATTCTTTGTTGCGTGAGTTGACGCAGATGGGAAAAAACGTTGCCATTGTTGCTGTCGATCCGACTTCGCCATTCAACTATGGATCATTGTTAGGAGATCGTTTGCGGATGGCGGAACATTTCAACAACAACAACGTATTCATTCGCTCATTGGCTACACGAGGTTCGCTCGGTGGTTTGTCTGAAAAGATAATTGAAATAACAGATGTACTGCGCTCTTCAAATTTCGATATGGTCATCGTCGAAACAGTTGGCGTCGGACAATCGGAAGTGGAGATCGCAGGACTGGCTGATACAACTGTCGTTGTCGTTGTGCCGGAATCGGGCGATGAAGTACAAGGACTGAAATCCGGCATAATGGAGATCGCCGATATCTTTGTTGTCAATAAAGCCGACCGTCAAGGTGCCGATACTTTAGTTAATAGTCTGAAGCAACTCATGCATCATTCTATGACGGAAGGTTGGACCATTCCCGTTCTGAAAACAATTGCTTCGCAATCCGATGGTGTTCACGAACTCATCGAACAGATTGAAAAGCATTTTAAATCAGAAGGTTACAATGAAAAAAAGATCTTTCTCCTAACAGAAAAGGTCATGCATCTGATCAGGAGAAACCGAATGAAAGATGTTAACAAAGAACAAATCAAAGAACAAATAACTAAAGCAGCCCAAAAAACTGATTTTAACCTGTATTTGTTTACTAATCAATTAATGCAGAACCACTAA
- a CDS encoding DUF481 domain-containing protein, with translation MFRIFLLIIFVLNSEFSSGQFNDSIHNVLNVAATGNINTTNDGTNYLFNHGIKYGLRRSDISLNSNSSWIYGESQSKKINNDYSSSLDFNLYKTFKHFFYWGLANYIKSYSLAINDQEQGGFGIAYNIFDKESFRINISTGVIYEHSNIIPSEGLKEEYETFRSSSRLHIRWKYKNLLTVNGMGFYQPSLNYGNDYIIKNTLNLSCKLFRSLNFSTDFNYNLISRTKRETLLLTYGLNIEKYF, from the coding sequence ATGTTCCGGATATTCCTGCTTATTATATTTGTTTTAAATTCTGAATTTTCATCCGGTCAGTTTAATGATTCAATTCACAATGTCCTGAACGTAGCTGCAACAGGCAATATTAATACAACAAACGACGGAACCAACTATCTGTTCAATCATGGAATAAAATATGGACTTCGCAGAAGTGATATTTCTCTGAACTCTAACAGCTCCTGGATATATGGCGAAAGTCAGTCGAAGAAAATTAATAATGATTATTCAAGTTCGTTGGATTTTAATCTGTACAAGACTTTCAAGCATTTTTTTTACTGGGGACTGGCAAACTATATTAAAAGCTATTCACTGGCTATTAATGATCAGGAACAAGGTGGTTTTGGAATTGCTTATAATATTTTCGACAAAGAAAGCTTCAGGATCAATATCAGCACCGGTGTCATCTATGAACACAGCAATATAATTCCAAGTGAAGGTCTGAAAGAAGAATATGAAACTTTCCGAAGTTCTTCACGTCTTCATATCCGGTGGAAATACAAAAATTTACTCACTGTCAATGGCATGGGTTTCTATCAACCGTCATTAAATTATGGCAATGATTATATAATAAAAAATACACTCAATCTTTCTTGTAAACTTTTCAGGTCTCTTAACTTTTCTACAGATTTCAACTACAATTTAATAAGCCGGACAAAGCGTGAAACTTTATTGCTTACCTACGGATTGAACATTGAAAAATATTTTTGA
- a CDS encoding glycosyltransferase family 2 protein, which translates to MTPVSVVIITFNEEHNIARCLDSVKGIADEIVIVDSFSKDKTKEICLSYGAKFIENKFEGHIQQKNFAITQAKYPHILSLDADEALDEKLRNSISEVKKNFVHDGYYMNRLTNYCGKWVHHSGWYPDTKLRLWDSRKGQWAGVNPHGKYELTTGDSNTGKLQGDILHYSYYTVEEHYKQAEYFADIAAKSFFKMGKKASFFKLLINPIAKFLHHYIVHFGFLDGRAGFTIAKISAWSTYLKYRKLRELSR; encoded by the coding sequence ATGACTCCTGTTTCTGTAGTGATCATTACTTTCAATGAAGAGCACAATATTGCACGTTGTCTGGATTCCGTAAAAGGAATTGCAGATGAAATTGTAATTGTAGATTCCTTCAGCAAAGACAAAACAAAAGAGATCTGTCTGAGTTACGGCGCAAAATTCATCGAAAATAAATTCGAAGGACATATTCAGCAGAAAAATTTTGCCATTACACAAGCGAAGTATCCACACATTCTTTCACTCGATGCCGATGAAGCCCTCGATGAAAAACTCCGCAATTCAATTTCAGAAGTGAAAAAGAATTTTGTTCACGATGGATATTATATGAATCGTCTCACCAACTACTGCGGCAAATGGGTTCATCACAGTGGCTGGTATCCCGATACCAAATTACGTTTGTGGGACAGCAGAAAAGGGCAGTGGGCCGGAGTCAATCCGCACGGCAAATACGAACTGACAACCGGAGATTCCAACACAGGAAAACTTCAAGGCGATATTTTACATTACAGTTACTACACAGTAGAAGAGCACTACAAACAAGCCGAATACTTCGCTGATATAGCAGCGAAATCTTTTTTCAAGATGGGAAAGAAAGCCTCCTTCTTCAAACTTCTCATCAATCCCATTGCAAAATTTCTCCATCACTACATCGTCCACTTCGGATTTTTAGATGGTCGTGCCGGATTTACGATTGCAAAAATTTCTGCATGGTCGACTTATCTGAAGTACAGGAAATTGAGGGAGCTTTCGCGGTAG
- a CDS encoding O-antigen ligase family protein, with protein sequence MSDLRSRVNQVIWEIDNLLKGGDPSGHSVAQRLEFWRAAVGVIKTSPLFGVGTGDLKPEFENQYERMNTRLDEAHRLNSHNQYLSIAAAFGIPGLLYFLFALLYPLRRARQLPAIFILFLIICLVSMLTEDTLETQPGATFVGLFFILFYNQRREGDTEKSLH encoded by the coding sequence ATGTCGGATCTGCGTTCAAGAGTAAATCAGGTGATCTGGGAGATTGATAATTTGCTGAAAGGCGGTGATCCGAGTGGACATTCAGTCGCTCAACGACTTGAATTCTGGCGTGCTGCTGTCGGTGTAATTAAAACATCGCCGTTGTTTGGTGTAGGAACCGGTGATCTGAAACCGGAGTTTGAAAATCAGTATGAACGAATGAATACACGGTTGGATGAAGCACACAGATTGAATTCACATAATCAGTATTTGTCAATTGCTGCAGCATTTGGTATTCCCGGACTGCTGTATTTTTTGTTTGCACTTTTATATCCATTAAGAAGAGCCCGGCAGTTGCCTGCAATTTTTATTTTGTTTCTGATCATCTGTCTGGTTTCTATGCTGACAGAAGATACGTTAGAGACTCAACCGGGAGCAACATTTGTCGGTTTATTTTTTATTCTCTTTTACAATCAACGCCGCGAAGGAGACACTGAAAAATCGCTACATTAG